The sequence TCAGAATGCATCTGATTGACCCTGAAAAATTCAGCTCTCTGAGACAGTGTAAAAAACTGTTTATAGTCCATGTATTGAAAGTGGGTGCTCACAATCCTTTGCTTGATGCActaatgtctttcctttttttggccgcaccacgaggcatgtgggactgaatttccccaaccagggatcgaacccctgcccTGCgctggaatgtggagtcttaaccactggcccctGGGGAAGTCCCAACTGCTCTAATTTCTCATGAACCTCCCTCTGTTTGCAGTAAGTATGACGTGTCAGCCGCAGTGCTCTGGAGTTGACAGCTGTGACCTCAATCTCCAAGTCTCCCTACCATTTGGGGAGTGCAGTGGCCTGTCAACTCTGAAAGAGGCTTGGGGGAAAGTGACCATTAGTAGGAAAGCTCTGGGaccaaaagtgaaaagtgagtccctcagttgtgtctgactctctgcaaccccatgaaccggggcctaccaggatcctccatccatgggattttccaggcaagagtactggagtgggttgccattgccttctccaggggatcttcccaacccagggatcgaacccgggtcccccGCAATGTAGGCAGAcgtttttaccgtctgagccaccagggaagtcaaagcaAATGCCTTGTGACCAAGGGCACTATTtataattcctagaaacataaacaaagacaaaagaggaagacgaAAATAGAAAGAGGGCCTGTCACCCTCATCATCTTTTCTCCAAGCTCTGTAGCATGGCTTATCTCTCCCAAAAGATAATCTGGGATGAAGAAAATCCGCCTCAACTAAACACTGCCATTCTTCCCTCAGTTCTCTGCCAATGCAAAGGCTTCTCTCACATGGAAGGAGGTACAAGAGAcagaaaatgatgaaaacagTCATACTGACTCCACAAAAGCAGATAAGAAGCAGGGGCCACTGGCAAGATTACTCTAAGATAGTGAATCTCAACCCTGATGGCACATTGCAATCACCCAgggagttttaaaaatactgatccTGCATCCCATCTCCAGAGCTTCTGGTTCAATTGGAATTGGATGGGTCCTGggctggagatttttttttaagctccagATGACTAACTCAAGCCAGAGTTGAAAACCGTCCCATAGTTTGGCATAGGGTTCCAAGCACCCATACAAGAATCCTAAATATAAATCAACCTCCTGAGAAGATGGCTGGTCACTGACAAGAAATGAGtataagtgtgaaaaaaaaaagcattttgggaaaAAGTCTAGGTAGGATGATTTCTTTTCAAAGTAAGGCATTAGGGCTGTAACAAAACATCTCTAAATTCATAGAAGATACAAAACTGGGGTAGAGGGATTCAATTATTATtaacagaaagaatgaaacaaaggaaaaagcaaCTGTGTGAGCTCAACAAAGCAAACTCCGCTGAAAAGTTCCCCTATTAACACTGTGGTTTTTCTTTATAATAAGCAAGTAGTGGGTAAGAAGTATAAGAAGCTAGTAGTGGGTAAAACATGAGTCACTTTTTTCCAGAATTGAGAAGAATCCACAGTAAATATCCATCGTGCCCTATGATAGCCAGGGAATGTTTATTCCATTGTGGCTTTTCAGAGAACAGGATTAAAATCCATACAATATTGATTTTAGTCTTTGTGGAATATATCGCAAATGTTTGTATATGACTTTTAAATGCCAGAATTGTTAAAACCATGGAGCACACCCTCCATCCTTAGTGAGACAAGGGCAATTCAAGGTGACAGATGGTCCCTCCTCTGATTTATACCTTCTGTATTATGTTATAAAGAGCTTTCTAAAGTGCAACTTCATTCCAAGCACTCCCCTGCTGCACATCGTCCAGCACTGTTGGTTCTCGGGTGCCTCCCTGCAAAGCCTCCATGCCCCCTTCTCCAGTCTTCTTTATCTCTGATGGTTTCCTTACCATCTTGTGCTCTAGACGCACATGGCCCCCAGACAGCTGCACTTTATGACACCTCTTGGCTTTTGTCCCTGTTCTCCTTGTACTGAGAGAGCCTTCTTCCACGTGCCCCAGTCCACCCAGGTCTAGAGAAACTCATCTCTCTCAAGACTCAGTTCAAAAGTAATTTCAACTGTAAAGCTTTTTCTGACCTTTCTGTAAAGAACTgacctctctctcttttgcccACCATCCCCTCTAACGTGCACACTTACGCTTGACCATTTATATGTTTAACTAATTTCCCATCCAGACTCAGAGCGCTTTGATGGCAGAGATGGTGGCTCATTTATATACTAGCACTTATAAGACTAGTTGATAGCAAGTTTTCAATAAGCTTATTTTATGAATTGAGCGTAACTGGATGTACCGAATGACTCTCCATAAATtaacctccctctcctcctctccctcctctcaacacacacatatgcacacaaagaagaagggaagggaaggctaAGAAGGGACCACAGGGGGACACCTCTTGTGAAAGTTCCATGGCCAGTCGGGTTGTCTGACCTCACTTACCATGGATGTCCTTCGCCCGGGGTCTGAAGGCAGCAGTGAGGGGCTGCTTTCCCGGTGTGGAAAGCCCTGGCAAGAGCTGTTTGGAGAACTGGAGCTTCCTGAGTCCCCGTACAGCTGTCCCTTCTCAGAAAACAGTCTGGACAGGAAGCTGGCCTTGCGGCTGCCGGGGTAAGGTCTGTCTCTTGCCTCTTGGACCCTGCTGTCTCTCCTGCTGCCGTCGCTGTGTCTGCAGTGACTGTGCAAGTCTGCAAGAGGTCCCTCTGAGGGCTGTCGGTCCTGGGACTGCTCCCAGGGCCCTGTTGTATGTGGTGGACAATGCCTAGGAGCCATCCTTGTACCTAGCCAGGAGTGAGGCCTTACAGTCTGCAAGCCGAATGAAGACTGGTCTGGCTGCTGTCCTGGGTGCTGAATTCTAGCACCGTCGTCCCAGGGACACGGGCTGTGGACATGGAGCTGTCCGTTGTGCTGATTTTTCTCAGCCCAGTCTTTTTTACTATAGCAAGGGTCTACGTCAAGTTGCCTGGGCTGTGGGATATGCCACGTCGTTTTAGAATTCGGCACATTGACTCGGATCACTTGCTGTTGATTGTTGGCTTGAAGGAGGGAGATTTTCTCAGGGAAAGGAGAGCAAGTCATACACTGCTGGGTCACTGAATGTTTTTTCAAATGGAATGGAGGTCTCCTGTCATCCTCAATGCCCTTACTGCTGGATTTGTCATAAAGCGCCCTCATGATTTTCCTGATGCCCAGATGAAATATTTCCAGTATGTTGAGAAACAAAGAGATGGCTGCAATGCTGtgcataaagagcatgaaaatggtCTTCTCTGTGGGCCTGGACACGAAGCAATCCACTGCATTGGGGCAAGGAGGTTGAGTGCATTTGTAAAGAGGGTGCATTTGAAACCCATAGAGAATATATTGCCCTACCATGAACCCTACTTCCAGCAGAGATCTGGTCAAGACGTGTAAGACATAAGTACGCAGCAGACATCCTTTCAGCGGGACTTTTTGGATCCTCTTCTGCTCCTctaatttcctcagttctctaTCCATCCTTTGCTGATCCTCCAATTCAAGCTCTGGATTCTCCATCTGGGCTCTAAGCTGTgacttcttcctctgcctttccttttcAAAGGCCCTGAGTCTATACAGTGCATGGCCCATATATACTAGAGAGGGAGAAGACACAAAAATGATCTGTAAAACCCAGAACCTGATCAAGGAGATAGGGAAAGCATCATCATAACAGACAGTGTTGCAACCTGGCTGCTGGGTGTTGCAGGCAAATGCTGACTGTTCGTCATCCCAGACATCTTCAGCAGCCACACCAAGTATCAGCATTCGGAAAATGAAGAGGATGGTCAGCCAGATTTTCCCCACCATGGTTGAGTGGGAGTGAACTTCCTCTAAGATGCCACCCAATAAGTTCCAATCCCCCATGGTAAGAGACTAATGTCTGAAACATACAGAAAACACTAAGATTAATAGAATCCATGggtataatatataaaaacatgaTCAATACCGCAGGCTCTCTCTTCATGTCAATAAAACTATGAAGGACTTTCCAGCCCTAATACTTATGGTTCATGCTTGCTGAAATATTTCTAAGGAATAGGTTTTGGAAAAAATACTAAAGACCCTCCCCAGTCCAACCCAATTCCTTCCTATCCTCTTCTCTCCTACACAAAGTTGACTGTCATTCTAGTATACTCACTGGCCATCATATTTGTACAATACATTCTATTCCATAATTTTGCCCATTTCTCTAACATATGAAATGCCCTATTTACCATACATCTTACATGATCTTAAATAAGTCTCAACTTCTTTAGGAAGTCTTCCCAGCCATCTCAAGTCAGAGTGATTTTCCCATTTCTGAATTCATACATTAGTGCTTGTATTACTCATTTGGTACCGTGCCTAAATGAGCTTTGTGATAGTTGTCTTATGTTCTCTTTTCTGAAAAGGTACTCTTTATATGGACAGAGatgctttctatttcattttgatCTTGACATATGAAGGCATCAATAAACAATAGTTAACtgaattgtctttttaaaaactcagcacCTTGACTCTATCACTGGAAAAATCATCAACAGAAAAACCAAGTAGATCCTCATTATGTATTATCGACGGCTCCTACTGCAAGACTGAAAGTACGAGCAGAGAGAATAGAACTCAGCCAAATGAACCCTCAGGATCTGGCACAGGGTAGCAGTAAAGATTCAGCAGGCTCAGAAGCAGTACCAGCAATGACATATGATTAGATCCACAAAGCCATATCTGGAACAAAAGACTTAAATGGAAGCTCTGCTTACTTAGAAGAAAACTGAATATAAACTGCTTCGCTAGCAAGTCTGGGAGCTGCAGAAGAATCAAGGCATAGACCATGAATGGGTCATTGGGTTCACCTTGAAAAAAACAAGACGTTTCTCAAGGTTCAATGAGGTTAAAATACTTGAGGGTTTACAGGCTTCTAATGTGGATGACTTCCAGAtatgaaagaaacaggaaaaacaggTAAGTGTTGTTAAGTTAAACAGATAATGAAACAGTTCTCTCCTTccacaattcatttattcaataatgtGTACTAAAATTTATCATACAGACACTGTGCTAGATACCAAGGAATTCAACAATAAACAATACTTCATTCAGACTTCACAGTACTTAGTCACCAGGAATTCCCAGTAACATATAAaatggacagtgaaaaagttatgaatatcaaataaaaaatagaggagaaaaaaaaaaacaacacagaattGTTATATTTTCCCTACTTATCTCCAAACACAAAAGTAAATTCCAGATGGAATAAagtattaaatgtaaaaaaactAAACCATAGAAGTATTGAAGTAAAATGTAAGAGAATGTTCTATAATCTTGAAGTAGAAGCAGGCTTTTTAAGTACATCAATGCCAGAAATTATAACTAGGGAAAAAATTAGATTTTACCCAACAAAACTGGATAGCAAAGGTGGAGATGTCCAGAAGGTATTTGGGTctagagaataaaaacaaaatatgcaaACTACAGATAAATAAGCATTTGTACATAATCATTGAATAGGTTGAGATCACCTagggacaaaaagaaaaagtaagccAATGGCAGAACCCTGAGAAACAGCATgggaaaaagtctacaaatgaaaATGAGACATGGCCaatgagaaagaggaggaaaaccATAAGGGTGCAGGCACCGAAACCAAAGTAGGACAGAGTTTCAAGGAGAGAATAGTTGACAACGTCGAATACCACTatttaaataaatcaatgtaaTGGTGGGATAGATCATGCTCAGATTAGAAAACTAAgcatttaaaaggtgtcaattcttTCCAAATTCATTCATCCATAGctcactgaataaaataaaatcctacaaacacatacatatgtacacatatgtatgagatgtatatgtatatgtgactATGTAAGTGTGGGGAGAAGACGCAAAAGGCACAAATGAGGAAGTTCACGTCGGCTCCCGGAGGTCTGCAGGAGACCATGAGGGCGGGAGAAGAGCTTGAAGGCAGAAGTGAAAAGATAGAGACGCTTCTAAGGAAGCATGACTGATTCTCACCCAgtacacacatttatatacacGCATAcctgtatgtacatacatacgcATGAACAtcttttaagataaaattttaaaagcagtagGTACCTGTCAGAATCTAGAAGAGGTATTAATGAGTCTTTTCTATTTTACTCCATACActtgttcaaaatttggaaattaAGAATGTAGTCATATCTACCACTTGCAAATAAAAATTAGATTATAAAATTTTGGACTATTTCTTATTAACTGAAACAGTAACTTACTAAGCTCTATCCTCTCTTAAAGACTTTCAGTCCTTTCCCATAATTATTCCTTTAATATTGTCTGGCCATTGTTCTTTATTAAAAACTAACTCCtttagtacttaaaaaaaaaatctagagcttctattttatataaaaacctgaaagtgaaaaagctaacTCATGTTGTTAACTTATTCTCTATTTAGAAATCTTAAACTATTTAAAGTTCTTTTTGCCACTATCTCTTTAAAACatagaaattataatttttaaatagcaagaagaaaactggaaataggaaatacacaaaacagaaaaatgatcATGCATATTAGCATGCAAGAGTGAGATCCTTTAGACAAATATTTCTGTTTCCTCAGGTCCAAGTAATACCCTTGAATTTTctttatcaaataaaatataaagaagttgGCACTCCTTTTGTGAATTTTACTTCAAATATTACCTTTATATCCCCACAGGAATTTCCTGTATTTCTCACAAACAAGAGATACTACATATTTACCACTTACCTTAGGAGTAGATAAAAAAATGACTGGGCTCCAAGAACCTTCAAGTTGGACCATGTGTGGCTAGTTAGTGGAACTGCTGCTGGTTGCAGATATAAAGGCTCTGACCTGCTGGCTGTGGGGCCCAGTTCAGAACAAGCTCAGTAATTTTGATCAATGGGGTCTAACCTAGTCCTCCCCTGAGGTCAAGATGTCCTTTGgtgcttttaaattttcttatgttttttcCCTAATTGGCACAAGGCTAGAGCCCCTCCCGGTGTACcatatttggaaatgaaaagtgaaacaaatgagaattttcctttttcatttgtaGGTGATTACAGTGATTTGAATTTCGGTGCATTTCTTTCAGTCAATTGATTGCTCTGTGAATCGATGTCACAGATCAATGGGTCATGTCCAATTTCATCAAGAGCCGCCTGGGGCGAATCTGGCCTCACCAAATGGGAACAAGTAATAATAGAGTGACAATCAAACCCCAAGTGTTCTTGCAAATCATGTCAGGCTGAAAGGAGAAATAGCTCAAAAGGAAATTAAACATTTTCAGACCACGAAGAGGGGGCTGTGCCTGTCTGTAGATTATGTGTTCTAGCAATATTCTATTAGGCTGAAAGAGGCAGCTcaggaaaaaatttattttttccagtagagAGTCTGAAAACCTTAGAAACCCATGTCAAATTTTTGTAAAGTGTTTGAATTCAGAGAGGTCAAATGATTTGCCCAGGGCAAACAGAGACCAGATCTTCTAACTCCCAGCCCTGCAGAATCTTCCGTGCGTCACATCTCAAGTACACAGTCTTACTGTCACCTTAGAGGAGTTGACAGCAATGGTGTCACCAGAACACAAGAATGGCTTCAAGTCACAGCTCTGAGGCACACTTCTAAGCTTGGTCTTTTCCatataatatatagaaaatacataaaatcatTGACAGTTCCTAAGTATCATCTGCctatatatttagttttaaagAAAGGATGATGACGAAAGGTGGACcggttggggtggggaggttaAATTTCCACTACCCTGGTACACTAGCCTCAAGTACAAACTGACAGAATTAACTAGAGGTGAAATCACACAGTGTATTAACATGTGTATTTGTATAGTGTTGGGTATATTGTCCAAGAAAGCCCTTGACATCTACTCCTAAAGTTCACCTGCAAAGTAATGTATTTAAAAGCTTAAATGCATTTTACCAGAATCAAAATACTAAATTCATACATTTATAAGGGTATATAAAATAAGTCCTAATATTGGGTACCTCAAGGGAAGGTAACATGATGAATGAGGAAGAGGTGAGATGAATACTTTTACACGGAATTCTCTATATGTGTTACCtactcaagaaaataaatgttcaagccacaaagaaaaaaaaaaataaatgcaactatacatctgattttttttaaagtcttcagcATATGAATCAATCCAATCTTTACTCTTGAAGACCTTGAGCAGCTAGGTGAATTATCTTTGAGACAGGCACAGAGTGAGCGCCTCTCCAAACCTCCAAGTGTCCTGATGAGGTCAGTAATGTTGGCACGGCACAGCTGTGGGAAACACAGGAGCAGCTCGGGGTGGAGCGTCATCAAAGCTCGCCGGAGGGTTCAGCAAAAACCAGCACACCGGAGGCTGAGGGTTCAGTTCAGCGAAAACCAGCACACCGGAGGCTGAGGGTTCACTGCCATAGGAGACACGTTtcgtttggtttggttttgtatcTACTTTTTTAAAGTTCCTACTTTTACTCACACCAGAACTTTTGCTGCATCTGTGGAGTCACTAGCAGGCCTAAAACACACTCAGATCTGAAACAGAGGGAACAGAAAGGTTAGAGAGAATACACATCTCAGGGCGGAGAAAGAGGCACCGGTCCATAGCCTCTGCCTTCGTGCTCTCAGGGGCCTCCAGTGTTCACAATGCCACCTTCTTCACACCTGGTGGTATAAACTCCTGCGGGCAGAAGTGAGAGCCCCTCCAAGACTCGTGACTTGCTCTATTGCCGTGGTCTGCAACCAAACCTGCAACATCCCTGAGGTCTGCCTATACACGGATCACCAAGGGAGCAGGTGATTCACTCAGCCCCCAACTCTTGAAACATTTTctgcacttgttttttttttttttttgtggagtaCTGTTCAAAAATGTTTACAATGTGGATCTTTGAGTGATAAATCTTACTGCTTTTATTAAACTTTCACATGTGAATAACAATATAAATGGACATAAAATTTTAGCTCTactactttaaaaatagtttccttACAGCAAGCATTGCCCTTCAGAAGAGTAAGGTCAGTATGATTCCTGTTCTTTGCACAATGATCTACTGTCTAAAAGCCTGTAGATGTTTCTTATCATATCTTTAATATTCCTAATTTCAGTATGTGTCTAGATATGGGGTACTTTTTGCCATTGGGCACTCTGTGGTGTctcaatctttaaaaatttttcttcttctgaccTTGTGTGTTACTTGAATGTTGGGACGTCTACTTCTGTCTGTGGGAGGTCTACTTCATCCCACTTACTTCaacattcatattttctatttaccttttttttgCTTCCTGTGGACGAGTTTCTCAATCCGACTTTTCAACTCACTAATTCATGCATCTATctgttcagttccgtcgctcagttgtgtccgactctgcaaccccatcgactgcaatatgctaggcttcccagtccaccaccaactcccagagtctgctcaaactcatgtccatcaagttggtgatgccatccaaccatctgatcctctgtcatccacttctcctcccaccttcaatctttcccagcatcagggtctcttcaaatgagccagttcttcacatcaggtggccagagtactggagtttcagcttccaatgaacacccaggactgatctcctttaggatggactggttggatctccttgcagtccaagggactctcaagagtcttctccaacaccacagttcaaaagcatcaagtcttcggtgctcagctttctttatagaccaactctcacaaccgtgcatcactactggaaaaaccatagctttgactagacggacctttgttggcaaagtaatgtctctgttttttaatatgctgtcatagcttttcttccgaggagcaagagtcttttaatttcatggctgcagtcaccatctgcaatgattttggagcccaagaaaataaagtctctcactgtttccacatctatttgccatgaagtgacaggaccagatgccatgatcttacctttctgaatattgagtttaaagccaactttaagccaactttttcactctcctctttcactttcatcaagaagctctttagttcctcttcactttctgccataagggtggtgtcatctacatatctgaggttattgatatttctcctggcaatcttgattccagcttgtgcttcatccagcccagcgtttctca comes from Dama dama isolate Ldn47 chromosome 28, ASM3311817v1, whole genome shotgun sequence and encodes:
- the GJA10 gene encoding gap junction alpha-10 protein, translated to MGDWNLLGGILEEVHSHSTMVGKIWLTILFIFRMLILGVAAEDVWDDEQSAFACNTQQPVYMGHALYRLRAFEKERQRKKSQLRAQMENPELELEDQQRMDRELRKLEEQKRIQKVPLKGCLLRTYVLHVLTRSLLEVGFMVGQYILYGFQMHPLYKCTQPPCPNAVDCFVSRPTEKTIFMLFMHSIAAISLFLNILEIFHLGIRKIMRALYDKSSSKGIEDDRRPPFHLKKHSVTQQCMTCSPFPEKISLLQANNQQQVIRVNVPNSKTTWHIPQPRQLDVDPCYSKKDWAEKNQHNGQLHVHSPCPWDDGARIQHPGQQPDQSSFGLQTVRPHSWLGTRMAPRHCPPHTTGPWEQSQDRQPSEGPLADLHSHCRHSDGSRRDSRVQEARDRPYPGSRKASFLSRLFSEKGQLYGDSGSSSSPNSSCQGFPHRESSPSLLPSDPGRRTSMNMLLELSSIMKK